A genomic segment from Actinoplanes sichuanensis encodes:
- a CDS encoding N-acetylglucosamine kinase, which produces MKLVVGVDAGGTCSRAVVATVDGEIVGRGLAGPGNPLSHGPSQAAEQVRAAVQQALGGHSPATVAAATLGIAGPAGTGPFAAALRIGGPVTVVGDAVTAFASGSSAAAGAVLIAGTGAIAAAVHDQEVVRTSDGLGWLLGDEGSGRWLGLQAIRFAVRNWTDPLAMRVATHAGVTSSDDLVYWAQALPFPAIDALAPLVCAAADDGDPAARTLVDAAAACLVRTLDDLGQNGPIVLAGGLLAGGSPVQHGVLRVLENRGRQPHLALDPAAGAAWLAARQLSALPPDRLHEALLGAPSPATPLSARLRSAGREARPDGATRRATARAANRPR; this is translated from the coding sequence GCGTGGTCTGGCCGGTCCCGGCAACCCGCTGTCGCACGGCCCGTCGCAGGCGGCCGAGCAGGTCAGGGCGGCTGTCCAGCAGGCGCTCGGCGGGCACTCCCCCGCCACGGTCGCGGCCGCGACCCTCGGCATCGCCGGTCCGGCCGGCACCGGCCCGTTCGCCGCGGCGCTCCGGATCGGCGGTCCGGTCACGGTGGTCGGCGACGCGGTCACCGCCTTCGCCTCCGGCTCGTCGGCCGCGGCCGGTGCGGTGCTCATCGCAGGCACGGGCGCGATCGCGGCGGCGGTTCACGATCAAGAGGTGGTACGGACGAGCGACGGCCTGGGCTGGCTGCTGGGCGACGAGGGTTCGGGGCGCTGGCTGGGCTTGCAGGCGATACGTTTCGCCGTCCGGAACTGGACCGATCCCCTGGCCATGCGGGTGGCCACGCACGCCGGGGTGACCAGCTCCGACGACCTGGTCTACTGGGCGCAGGCGCTGCCGTTCCCAGCGATCGACGCGCTGGCGCCGCTGGTCTGTGCGGCCGCCGACGACGGCGATCCGGCTGCTCGCACCCTGGTCGACGCGGCGGCGGCCTGCCTCGTGCGCACCCTGGACGACTTGGGCCAGAACGGGCCAATCGTGCTCGCCGGCGGCCTGCTGGCGGGCGGGTCACCCGTACAGCATGGCGTCCTGAGGGTTTTGGAGAATCGCGGCCGGCAGCCGCATCTCGCGCTGGACCCGGCGGCCGGCGCCGCGTGGCTGGCGGCCCGGCAGCTGAGCGCGCTGCCACCGGACCGCCTGCACGAGGCCTTGCTCGGCGCGCCGTCACCGGCGACGCCGTTGTCGGCCCGCCTCAGGAGCGCGGGCCGGGAAGCGCGGCCGGACGGCGCCACGCGGCGAGCGACAGCCCGCGCAGCAAACCGGCCCCGATGA